A part of Anolis sagrei isolate rAnoSag1 chromosome 3, rAnoSag1.mat, whole genome shotgun sequence genomic DNA contains:
- the CFAP300 gene encoding cilia- and flagella-associated protein 300 isoform X2: MVTCRSGHVFHRGRRGPARPHFPPSASQKLPSLGEQGRPRWPAQMDFLNHPDVNNNLKLLSSSGQWTTLGTNVRKIEVKNLLCTQVSMSFFDRLYCDGVVRENGNIVKCFDEYHEDILIADELRKVLLLEDSDHYDLFSHSDRDEFLFCLFKHLCIGGALCQYEDELGPYLETTKALYKDLVSVQKDPETKEINIVSTVFRVWAHDAHGLCYPSSNRHEQNFAYLIVNPLKRHIYVLYHSYGGALFCN, translated from the exons ATGGTAACCTGTAGAAGCGGCCATGTCTTCCATCGGGGACGGAGAGGCCCAGCCCGGCCGCACTTTCCACCTTCTGCCTCACAAAAGCTTCCCAGCCTTGGAGAGCAGGGGCGTCCGAGATGGCCTGCTCAAATG GACTTTTTAAACCACCCAGATGTTAACAATAATTTGAAGTTGCTTTCATCTTCTGGACAATGGACTACATTAG GTACTAATGTGAGAAAAATTGAAGTCAAAAATCTTCTGTGTACTCAAGTTTCTATGTCATTTTTTGATCGATTATACTGTGACGGGGTGGTTCGAGAAAACGGAAATATTGTCAAGTGTTTTGATGAATATCATGAGGATATTCTTATTGCAGATGAATTAAGGAAG GTTCTTCTTCTTGAAGATTCAGACCACTATGACTTATTTAGCCATTCGGACCGTGATGAGTTTCTGTTCTGTCTTTTTAAACATCTTTGCATTGGAGGAGCCCTTTGTCAATATGAAGATGAACTTGGTCCATATTTAGAAACAACAAAGGCTTTATATAAAGATCTAGTGAG tgtTCAAAAGGATCCTGAAACAAAGGAAATAAATATAGTATCTACTGTCTTCAGAGTCTGGGCACAT GATGCTCATGGCCTTTGTTATCCATCATCGAACAGACATGAGCAGAATTTTGCCTATTTGATCGTGAATCCTTTGAAACGGCACATTTATGTTTTGTATCATTCTTACGGCGGAGCTTTGTTCTGTAATTGA
- the CFAP300 gene encoding cilia- and flagella-associated protein 300 isoform X1, with the protein MSSIGDGEAQPGRTFHLLPHKSFPALESRGVRDGLLKWSMDGRITVQAFGFDQNFKGYQRDDFLMDFLNHPDVNNNLKLLSSSGQWTTLGTNVRKIEVKNLLCTQVSMSFFDRLYCDGVVRENGNIVKCFDEYHEDILIADELRKVLLLEDSDHYDLFSHSDRDEFLFCLFKHLCIGGALCQYEDELGPYLETTKALYKDLVSVQKDPETKEINIVSTVFRVWAHDAHGLCYPSSNRHEQNFAYLIVNPLKRHIYVLYHSYGGALFCN; encoded by the exons ATGTCTTCCATCGGGGACGGAGAGGCCCAGCCCGGCCGCACTTTCCACCTTCTGCCTCACAAAAGCTTCCCAGCCTTGGAGAGCAGGGGCGTCCGAGATGGCCTGCTCAAATG GTCGATGGATGGCAGAATCACAGTACAGGCATTTGGTTTTGATCAGAATTTCAAAGGCTATCAGCGGGATGATTTTCTTATG GACTTTTTAAACCACCCAGATGTTAACAATAATTTGAAGTTGCTTTCATCTTCTGGACAATGGACTACATTAG GTACTAATGTGAGAAAAATTGAAGTCAAAAATCTTCTGTGTACTCAAGTTTCTATGTCATTTTTTGATCGATTATACTGTGACGGGGTGGTTCGAGAAAACGGAAATATTGTCAAGTGTTTTGATGAATATCATGAGGATATTCTTATTGCAGATGAATTAAGGAAG GTTCTTCTTCTTGAAGATTCAGACCACTATGACTTATTTAGCCATTCGGACCGTGATGAGTTTCTGTTCTGTCTTTTTAAACATCTTTGCATTGGAGGAGCCCTTTGTCAATATGAAGATGAACTTGGTCCATATTTAGAAACAACAAAGGCTTTATATAAAGATCTAGTGAG tgtTCAAAAGGATCCTGAAACAAAGGAAATAAATATAGTATCTACTGTCTTCAGAGTCTGGGCACAT GATGCTCATGGCCTTTGTTATCCATCATCGAACAGACATGAGCAGAATTTTGCCTATTTGATCGTGAATCCTTTGAAACGGCACATTTATGTTTTGTATCATTCTTACGGCGGAGCTTTGTTCTGTAATTGA